A single region of the Thermoanaerobacterium aotearoense genome encodes:
- the atpD gene encoding F0F1 ATP synthase subunit beta — protein sequence MNKGYITQVIGPVVDIRFDEDLPPINNAIRIPFKGDEIIVEVSQHTGDNTVRCVAMSSTDGLKRGMECFDTGGPISVPVGEGTLGRMFNVLGKTMDELGEVKADKYMPIHRDAPSFEEQSPVTEILETGIKVIDLLTPYAKGGKIGLFGGAGVGKTVLIEELIRNIATEHGGYSIFTGVGERTREGNDLWHEMKESGVIDKTAFVFGQMNEPPGARMRVALTGLTMAEYFRDEKHQDVLLFIDNIFRFVQAGSEVSALLGRMPSAVGYQPTLATELGALQERITSTRSGSITSVQAVYVPADDLTDPAPATTFTHLDATTVLSRSIVEMGIYPAVDPLDSTSRILEPNIVGEEHYTVARRVQEILQKYKELQDIIAILGMDELSDEDKLTVYRARKIQRFLSQPFFVAETFTGIPGKYVPLKETIEGFKKIVNGEMDDIPEAAFFMVGNIDEVYKKAEEMK from the coding sequence ATGAATAAGGGTTATATAACACAGGTAATAGGACCGGTTGTTGATATACGTTTTGACGAAGATTTGCCGCCAATCAACAATGCCATAAGAATCCCATTTAAAGGTGATGAGATAATCGTAGAAGTATCTCAGCATACAGGCGACAACACCGTAAGGTGCGTTGCAATGTCGTCTACAGATGGACTAAAGAGAGGGATGGAATGTTTTGATACAGGCGGGCCAATTTCTGTACCGGTAGGCGAAGGAACGCTTGGCAGGATGTTTAATGTGTTGGGCAAGACGATGGACGAACTTGGCGAAGTAAAAGCAGACAAGTACATGCCTATACACAGAGATGCCCCCAGCTTTGAAGAACAAAGCCCAGTAACAGAAATCTTGGAGACCGGCATAAAAGTCATAGATCTTCTTACACCTTATGCAAAAGGCGGTAAGATAGGTTTGTTTGGTGGAGCTGGCGTTGGCAAGACGGTTTTGATTGAAGAGCTTATAAGGAATATAGCGACAGAGCATGGCGGATATTCTATTTTTACAGGTGTTGGTGAAAGAACGCGTGAAGGCAATGACTTGTGGCATGAAATGAAGGAATCTGGCGTCATTGACAAGACTGCATTTGTCTTTGGACAGATGAATGAGCCGCCAGGAGCCAGAATGAGAGTTGCTCTTACAGGTCTTACAATGGCTGAGTACTTTAGGGATGAAAAGCATCAGGATGTGCTTTTGTTCATCGACAATATTTTCAGGTTTGTCCAGGCAGGTTCAGAAGTATCTGCACTTCTTGGCAGAATGCCGTCTGCGGTTGGTTATCAGCCAACACTTGCAACAGAGTTGGGGGCACTTCAAGAGAGGATAACTTCTACAAGAAGTGGATCAATAACATCTGTACAGGCTGTCTATGTGCCTGCAGACGATTTGACAGACCCTGCACCTGCGACCACATTTACTCATCTTGATGCGACTACGGTTTTGTCGAGAAGCATCGTTGAGATGGGCATATATCCAGCAGTAGATCCATTAGATTCTACGTCAAGAATATTGGAGCCAAATATAGTCGGTGAAGAACATTACACTGTTGCAAGGCGTGTTCAGGAAATACTCCAGAAGTACAAAGAGCTTCAAGATATAATAGCAATACTTGGCATGGATGAATTGTCAGATGAAGACAAGCTTACAGTGTATAGAGCAAGGAAGATACAGAGGTTTTTATCACAGCCTTTCTTCGTTGCCGAGACATTTACAGGCATACCAGGAAAATATGTGCCACTTAAGGAAACAATAGAAGGATTTAAGAAGATCGTCAACGGTGAAATGGATGACATACCTGAAGCAGCATTTTTCATGGTAGGAAACATTGACGAAGTGTACAAAAAGGCTGAAGAAATGAAGTGA
- a CDS encoding PepSY1/2 domain-containing protein, producing the protein MKKLIASVFAFIILTGIFNVYAAETSPVISKEEAISIVKEKLGDIKYDSENIQYREFTNKDSVWILSYTKNDVFENTTVTVDAKTGEIIRYNFITDFKGNKNIKRNDAKKIAEEFLDRVNPKNLGKYKYDANYKNDSYDEYSFKWKREENGIVFLYDTINVSVDKRTGLVTHYTYDWTEGDLPTLKNVIDINEATKLFKEYLKPRLVYTVIYNRNKGDVKLVYVSPSPQYMINAYTGDIIDINGNAVKLSAPSNVDIKMDMEPVLNKTPVNKDEAFKIAAKYAGSDYELKDTAYIEKYGGLNLKVWTFSWNKSNGIGYLHVAVNADTGNVVDILKSSKSSFDSSISRETALNKAESFVRENFKEALPYIDFGFNDVDNMNSNIYGYHFVFPLKHYNIPFINNAITVDVDGDGNVSSYTYKNYDIPYPKPVDIMNQGDVTAKYLKKCNFSLKYYKTEKGIIPVYTVDDPVESSLIDAKSGEIIKPY; encoded by the coding sequence ATGAAAAAATTAATAGCTTCTGTATTTGCATTTATAATTTTGACAGGAATATTTAATGTTTATGCAGCGGAAACTTCACCTGTTATTTCAAAAGAAGAAGCCATATCTATAGTAAAAGAAAAATTGGGAGACATAAAATACGACAGTGAGAATATTCAATACAGAGAATTTACAAACAAAGACTCTGTATGGATTTTAAGCTATACAAAGAACGATGTTTTTGAGAATACAACTGTCACTGTAGACGCTAAGACAGGTGAAATAATAAGGTACAATTTTATCACTGATTTTAAAGGCAATAAGAATATAAAGCGAAACGATGCGAAAAAGATAGCAGAGGAATTTCTGGACAGAGTAAATCCTAAGAACTTAGGCAAGTACAAGTATGATGCAAATTACAAAAACGACAGTTACGATGAATATAGTTTTAAATGGAAAAGAGAAGAAAATGGCATTGTGTTTCTGTACGACACAATAAATGTTTCTGTAGATAAAAGAACAGGTTTAGTCACTCATTACACATACGATTGGACAGAAGGGGACTTGCCTACACTGAAAAACGTGATCGATATAAATGAAGCTACAAAACTTTTTAAAGAATACCTAAAACCCAGATTGGTTTATACGGTAATTTACAATAGAAATAAAGGCGATGTAAAACTTGTGTATGTTTCACCATCGCCTCAGTACATGATAAATGCGTATACAGGCGACATAATAGACATAAATGGAAACGCAGTAAAGTTAAGTGCTCCAAGCAATGTGGATATTAAAATGGATATGGAGCCTGTATTAAACAAAACACCTGTAAACAAAGATGAAGCATTTAAGATAGCAGCAAAATATGCAGGAAGCGATTATGAATTAAAGGATACAGCCTACATTGAAAAATATGGTGGGCTTAATTTGAAAGTATGGACGTTTTCATGGAACAAATCAAATGGAATAGGCTATTTGCATGTAGCGGTAAATGCGGATACGGGAAATGTGGTGGATATTTTAAAAAGCAGTAAAAGTAGTTTTGATTCATCAATTTCCCGGGAAACAGCCCTTAATAAAGCAGAATCATTTGTAAGAGAAAATTTCAAAGAAGCATTGCCGTATATTGATTTTGGATTTAATGATGTTGATAATATGAATAGCAATATCTATGGATACCACTTTGTCTTCCCACTAAAACATTACAACATACCTTTTATAAACAATGCCATAACTGTAGATGTTGATGGAGATGGAAATGTATCTTCGTATACTTACAAAAACTACGATATACCTTATCCAAAGCCTGTTGACATTATGAATCAAGGCGACGTTACAGCTAAATACCTGAAGAAATGTAATTTTTCATTGAAATATTACAAAACGGAAAAAGGCATTATACCGGTTTATACAGTTGATGATCCTGTTGAATCAAGTTTAATAGATGCAAAGTCAGGTGAAATAATAAAACCATATTAA
- a CDS encoding ABC transporter permease encodes MYEATQNMSKEHVEFLKKVKRKEIAIKITQISILVAFFALWEIAGRLRLIDPFLFSQPSRMIKTIINLSEDGSLFTHIWVTLSETLIGFALGTFSGIVIAILLWWSDFASKVAEPYLIVLNSLPKIALGPIFIVWMGNGEAPIITMGLAISLIVTIISLETGFKQVDEDKIKLLKTFGATKFQILTKCILPASIPTIMSAIKINMGLSWVGVITGEFLVSKAGLGYLIVYGGQVFKLDIVMTSVLILSILAALMYVLLVYIEKKIIKWQ; translated from the coding sequence ATGTATGAAGCAACTCAAAACATGTCAAAGGAGCATGTAGAATTTCTGAAGAAAGTGAAAAGAAAAGAAATCGCCATTAAAATCACTCAAATATCCATACTCGTTGCTTTTTTCGCATTATGGGAAATAGCAGGAAGGCTAAGGCTCATAGATCCATTTCTGTTCAGCCAACCATCTCGCATGATAAAGACCATAATAAACTTAAGCGAAGACGGCTCACTTTTTACGCATATATGGGTCACATTAAGCGAGACGCTTATTGGATTTGCTCTCGGGACATTTTCTGGCATAGTGATAGCTATACTGCTTTGGTGGTCTGACTTTGCCTCAAAAGTCGCAGAACCGTATTTGATCGTCTTAAACAGCCTCCCTAAAATCGCCTTAGGACCAATATTTATAGTCTGGATGGGAAATGGCGAAGCACCAATTATAACAATGGGCTTAGCCATATCGCTGATTGTGACTATTATAAGCCTCGAGACAGGGTTTAAACAGGTAGATGAAGATAAGATAAAGCTTCTAAAGACATTTGGAGCCACCAAATTTCAAATACTGACAAAATGTATACTGCCCGCCAGCATACCAACTATCATGTCTGCTATAAAAATCAATATGGGTTTATCCTGGGTCGGTGTCATAACAGGAGAGTTTTTGGTATCAAAAGCAGGATTGGGATACCTTATCGTCTATGGAGGGCAAGTATTCAAGTTAGACATAGTAATGACAAGTGTCCTTATACTGTCTATCCTGGCCGCACTTATGTACGTTCTATTAGTCTACATCGAAAAGAAAATCATCAAGTGGCAGTAG
- a CDS encoding DMT family transporter — protein MSKKLKSDIMLVLVTIIWGSTFVIVKKATSILPVYNFLFLRFLIALIVLVIMFGKRLLHIDKNTFAVSIMVGIMLFLGYAFQTLGLKYTTASKSGFITGFNVVLVPILESFFLKTKLSKTSWLSVLLALSGLFLMTANIDLKINFGDFLTLLCAVSFAFQVVLIAKYAPSVDTVSFAIIQIFVVTILSGIFSFIYEKPAIPTDKTVWFALILTGIFATAFALAVQNTMQANTSATHAAIIFSLEPVFSAITAYLVSGEIMTLRSIIGGFLMLLSMILSEMPSKDNLRA, from the coding sequence TTGTCTAAAAAATTAAAAAGCGATATAATGTTGGTCTTAGTGACTATCATTTGGGGTTCTACATTTGTCATAGTAAAAAAAGCTACAAGTATATTGCCGGTTTACAATTTTTTGTTTTTAAGATTTCTCATAGCGCTCATCGTGCTTGTCATAATGTTCGGCAAGAGACTGCTTCACATTGATAAAAATACATTTGCAGTTTCTATCATGGTAGGCATAATGCTTTTTTTAGGTTATGCTTTTCAGACATTAGGCTTAAAATACACGACTGCATCAAAATCTGGTTTTATTACTGGATTTAATGTAGTGCTTGTACCTATATTGGAATCATTTTTCTTAAAAACTAAACTGTCAAAGACATCATGGTTAAGCGTATTATTAGCACTTAGTGGATTATTTCTAATGACGGCCAATATTGACTTAAAAATTAACTTTGGAGACTTTCTCACTCTCCTTTGTGCTGTATCTTTTGCGTTTCAAGTAGTTTTGATAGCAAAATACGCACCATCTGTGGATACCGTATCATTTGCGATAATTCAGATATTTGTCGTAACAATATTAAGCGGAATTTTTTCATTTATTTATGAGAAACCTGCAATACCGACTGACAAAACCGTTTGGTTTGCACTTATATTGACAGGAATCTTTGCGACAGCATTTGCATTGGCAGTTCAAAACACTATGCAAGCTAATACATCAGCTACACATGCTGCCATCATATTCTCTTTAGAACCAGTTTTTTCAGCCATAACTGCTTATTTAGTATCTGGAGAAATCATGACATTGCGATCCATCATAGGAGGCTTTCTCATGCTTTTAAGCATGATTTTATCTGAAATGCCGTCTAAAGATAATTTAAGGGCTTAA
- a CDS encoding F0F1 ATP synthase subunit epsilon gives MDNKYHLEVLTPYRKFYDGDVEEIIVTTSAGEVGVQKGHIPMTVALGIGTLKIKNDNEWKEASISNGFMEVKQDNVVILANAAEWPEEIDIKRAEAAKERAEERLRQKKSQKEYLLAKAALRRALVRMTIAKKYKNI, from the coding sequence ATGGACAATAAGTATCACCTCGAAGTATTGACTCCATATCGCAAATTTTACGATGGCGATGTGGAGGAGATCATTGTTACTACAAGTGCTGGTGAAGTAGGAGTCCAAAAGGGGCACATTCCGATGACTGTCGCATTAGGAATTGGCACGCTTAAAATAAAAAACGACAATGAATGGAAAGAAGCCAGCATTTCAAATGGCTTTATGGAAGTGAAGCAGGACAATGTCGTAATACTTGCTAATGCTGCAGAATGGCCTGAAGAGATAGACATAAAAAGGGCTGAAGCAGCTAAAGAGAGAGCAGAAGAAAGGCTAAGGCAAAAGAAAAGTCAGAAAGAGTATCTTCTCGCTAAAGCAGCATTGAGGCGTGCTTTAGTGAGAATGACAATTGCAAAAAAATACAAAAATATATAA
- a CDS encoding ABC transporter ATP-binding protein has product MKKVMVELSNISLNYHTIKGETEAIKDVSFNVYEGEFVGVIGPSGCGKSTLLSIIAGLLKPSNGSVIVNGKVGYMLQKDHLFEWRNIMQNVLLGLEIQNAVNENSIKNVEDLLERYGLSEFKYHYPNQISGGMRQRAALIRTLALKPDIMLLDEAFSALDYQTRLAISDEVWTILKNVKKTAVIVTHDISEAIAMCDRIVVLSKRPAVVKNIYEIHLTCDDRSPIGCRKAPEFKEYFNEIWKELDVHV; this is encoded by the coding sequence GTGAAGAAAGTAATGGTTGAGCTTTCAAACATATCTCTAAACTATCATACGATAAAAGGCGAGACGGAAGCTATAAAAGACGTATCATTTAACGTATATGAAGGAGAATTCGTAGGCGTCATAGGCCCTTCTGGATGCGGTAAATCCACACTTTTGTCTATCATTGCTGGTCTTTTAAAGCCGTCAAATGGAAGCGTAATTGTAAACGGAAAAGTAGGATACATGCTTCAAAAAGACCATCTTTTTGAATGGAGAAACATCATGCAAAACGTCCTTTTAGGTCTTGAGATACAAAACGCTGTCAATGAAAACTCTATAAAAAACGTAGAAGATCTACTGGAAAGATATGGATTATCAGAATTTAAGTACCATTATCCTAATCAAATATCCGGTGGAATGAGACAGAGAGCAGCGCTAATCAGGACATTGGCCTTAAAGCCTGATATCATGCTTCTCGACGAGGCTTTCTCGGCCCTTGACTATCAAACGAGGCTCGCCATATCTGATGAAGTGTGGACTATTTTGAAAAATGTTAAAAAGACAGCGGTAATAGTAACCCACGATATTTCCGAAGCCATCGCAATGTGTGACAGGATTGTAGTCTTGTCCAAAAGGCCTGCAGTCGTAAAAAACATATATGAGATACATCTTACGTGTGACGACCGATCGCCTATCGGATGCAGAAAAGCACCTGAATTCAAAGAATACTTCAACGAAATATGGAAGGAGCTTGATGTGCATGTATGA
- the atpA gene encoding F0F1 ATP synthase subunit alpha, with amino-acid sequence MDIKPEEITSILEDKIKNFDFSIKTEDVGRVITAGDGIAKIYGLDEAIYGEMVEFENGVYGMVMNLEEDSVGVIVLGEPESIKEGTVVKRTGKVVEVPVGYGLLGRVVNPLGQPLDGKGPVKSDGTRPVEYPAPPIIKRKSVDTPLQTGILAIDAMIPIGRGQRELIIGDRQTGKTAIAVDTIINQKDKDVYCIYVAIGQKASTIAGLVNTLEKFGAMSYTTVVASTASDSAALQYLAPYAGCAMAEHFMYDKKDVLIVYDDLSKHAVAYRTISLLLRRPPGREAYPGDVFYLHSRLLERSAKLSDDMGGGSITALPIIETLAGDISAYIPTNVISITDGQIYLESELFYSGIRPAINVGLSVSRVGGAAQKKAMKKVSGRMRLELSQYRELEVFAQFGSDLDKSTLDLLRQGERIVEITKQPRYQPISMEDQVIMIYTVMNKYLMDVELQDVKKFIKDLLEFIDINHPDIKKTIRETGKLEDDTIEKLKAAIEEYRSKYASKGDA; translated from the coding sequence ATGGATATAAAACCTGAAGAAATCACATCAATTCTGGAAGACAAGATAAAAAATTTTGATTTCTCGATTAAAACAGAAGATGTAGGCCGTGTTATAACAGCAGGTGATGGCATAGCAAAGATATACGGGCTTGACGAAGCCATATACGGTGAGATGGTAGAGTTTGAAAATGGCGTATACGGCATGGTGATGAATTTAGAAGAAGACAGCGTAGGCGTAATTGTCTTAGGAGAGCCTGAGTCCATAAAGGAAGGCACAGTTGTAAAAAGAACAGGGAAAGTTGTGGAAGTACCTGTTGGATACGGCCTTTTAGGTAGAGTCGTAAATCCATTGGGACAGCCTTTAGATGGAAAAGGACCTGTAAAAAGTGATGGCACAAGGCCTGTAGAGTATCCAGCACCACCTATAATAAAGAGGAAGTCTGTGGATACTCCGTTGCAGACAGGAATCCTAGCAATTGATGCCATGATTCCAATAGGCAGAGGACAGAGAGAACTTATAATAGGAGATAGGCAGACAGGTAAAACTGCCATAGCTGTAGATACGATAATCAATCAAAAGGATAAAGATGTCTACTGTATATATGTGGCAATTGGTCAAAAAGCTTCTACTATTGCTGGACTCGTAAACACATTAGAGAAATTTGGTGCAATGTCATATACAACAGTAGTTGCGTCAACTGCCAGTGATTCAGCGGCACTTCAGTATTTGGCACCTTATGCAGGTTGTGCGATGGCAGAGCATTTTATGTATGACAAAAAAGACGTCCTCATAGTGTACGATGACCTTTCAAAACATGCTGTGGCGTACAGGACGATTTCGCTTCTTTTGAGAAGGCCACCAGGAAGAGAGGCATATCCTGGAGATGTATTCTATCTGCATTCAAGGCTTTTGGAGCGTTCAGCTAAGCTATCTGACGACATGGGTGGCGGATCGATTACGGCGTTGCCGATAATAGAAACCCTTGCAGGCGATATTTCAGCATACATTCCTACAAACGTCATATCAATAACAGATGGTCAGATTTATCTGGAGTCAGAGCTTTTCTATTCAGGTATAAGACCTGCTATAAATGTCGGCCTTTCAGTGTCACGTGTCGGCGGTGCAGCTCAGAAAAAGGCCATGAAAAAAGTATCTGGAAGAATGAGATTGGAGCTGTCACAGTACAGGGAGTTAGAGGTTTTTGCACAGTTTGGATCTGATCTTGATAAATCTACACTTGATTTGCTAAGGCAAGGCGAGAGAATTGTTGAGATAACTAAGCAGCCAAGGTATCAGCCTATTTCAATGGAAGATCAGGTTATAATGATATACACGGTAATGAATAAGTACCTCATGGATGTTGAGCTTCAAGACGTTAAGAAATTTATAAAAGATTTGCTGGAGTTTATTGACATAAATCATCCTGATATAAAGAAAACTATCAGAGAAACAGGAAAGTTGGAAGATGATACGATCGAAAAGTTGAAGGCGGCTATTGAGGAGTACAGGAGCAAATACGCATCGAAAGGTGATGCATAA
- the atpH gene encoding ATP synthase F1 subunit delta yields MEQVIAKKYARALFNAARENDSIEKYYSELKSISEMLKNRQIYKIITTRGIYIKQKMRLIDDILNGYDKEVINFIKLIISKHREHIFQEIFNEYEKLYLDYKGIVNATVVSAHPLDSKTLEDIKSRLESNFKKTVNLNPTVDESILGGLKIMIGNKVIDGSIKGKLETMLKNLVSVS; encoded by the coding sequence TTGGAACAAGTAATAGCAAAAAAATATGCACGTGCTCTTTTTAACGCCGCCAGAGAAAATGACAGCATCGAAAAATACTACAGTGAGCTTAAAAGCATATCTGAAATGTTAAAAAATAGACAAATATACAAAATTATTACAACAAGGGGCATCTACATCAAACAAAAGATGCGCTTGATAGATGACATCTTAAATGGTTATGATAAAGAAGTCATAAATTTTATAAAGCTCATCATATCAAAACACAGAGAACACATCTTTCAAGAGATATTTAATGAATATGAGAAACTGTACTTAGACTACAAAGGTATCGTAAATGCCACAGTAGTTTCTGCACACCCGCTTGACTCAAAAACACTTGAAGATATAAAAAGCAGATTGGAGTCGAATTTCAAGAAAACAGTCAATTTAAATCCTACAGTTGATGAGTCTATACTGGGTGGATTGAAGATTATGATTGGAAACAAAGTCATTGATGGTTCTATAAAGGGAAAACTTGAAACAATGCTTAAAAATTTAGTAAGTGTAAGTTGA
- the atpG gene encoding ATP synthase F1 subunit gamma has protein sequence MGKRDIQLRIKSVKETRKITRAMNLISAAKFRKAKTMLDNVRPYYEKIQSTMEDILIHSGEATSHYFERQHEAKGKRKKAVIVITGDKGLCGGYNHNVIKKAEEVIDGDTQNLMVIGEVGRSYFLNKGYNVDVEFLYTAQNPTTSAAGEISDLLVDIYDRGIIDDIYAVYTEMAGLRQIVKTVKILPLDIKNFNSDKDVKILSDMIYDPSPTKVFNLLVPEYIKGLVYSFLVNAFASEHFSRMVAMDGATSNADKMIAKYTLEYNRLRQASITQELSEIIGGSSV, from the coding sequence ATGGGAAAGAGAGACATTCAACTCAGAATAAAAAGCGTAAAAGAGACTCGCAAAATAACAAGAGCCATGAATCTCATTTCAGCCGCGAAGTTTAGAAAAGCAAAAACGATGCTGGACAATGTAAGGCCGTACTATGAAAAGATACAATCAACTATGGAAGATATACTTATTCATAGCGGTGAAGCGACTTCACATTATTTTGAAAGACAGCATGAAGCAAAAGGAAAAAGGAAAAAGGCAGTCATCGTCATAACTGGTGACAAAGGATTGTGCGGCGGATACAATCACAATGTCATCAAAAAAGCGGAGGAAGTCATAGATGGTGATACGCAGAATTTGATGGTTATTGGCGAAGTGGGACGCAGCTATTTTCTAAACAAGGGTTACAATGTGGATGTGGAATTTTTATACACAGCCCAAAATCCCACCACATCAGCAGCAGGTGAAATATCTGATTTACTTGTGGATATTTACGATAGAGGGATAATAGACGATATTTACGCTGTTTACACTGAGATGGCTGGATTAAGGCAGATTGTAAAAACGGTAAAAATCTTGCCTTTAGACATAAAGAATTTCAACAGCGATAAAGATGTCAAAATTTTAAGCGATATGATATACGACCCATCGCCGACAAAAGTTTTTAACCTTTTAGTTCCTGAGTACATCAAAGGTTTGGTGTACAGCTTTTTGGTAAATGCTTTTGCATCAGAGCACTTTTCGCGAATGGTTGCGATGGATGGTGCTACATCAAATGCTGACAAGATGATTGCGAAGTACACATTAGAGTACAATAGATTAAGACAGGCTTCTATAACGCAGGAGCTTTCGGAGATAATCGGAGGTTCATCCGTTTAA
- a CDS encoding NAD+ synthase — translation MKIALAQLNPTVGDIKTNCEKIIMNIKEAKKANMDLIVFPELSIIGYPPKDLLYNPDFLETSYRALNDMLLPETEGIGVIVGTVTRDEEKDYLLHNSALLLYNGKIVGQADKTLLPNYDVFDEQRYFEPAKKRTCIDFKGMRLAINICEDIWNDKDFWERPRYDIDVLEEQYKLNPDIFINISASPYNLGKHELKVQMVKQISKKYKLPLIYVNQVGGNDELIFDGNSFVINSNGDRVANLKAFCEDLVFIDTDELKYLAPLKDVKEDISWVHDALILGLKDYFRKTGFKKAVVGLSGGIDSAVTCALAVKALGHENVLGVSMPSRYSSEGSKDDARDLAKNLNIEYRVIPIEDVFKSYISIFNRNGDTVGDLAEENLQARIRGNYLMFISNREGHMVLTTGNKSEIAVGYCTLYGDMSGGLAVISDVPKTMVYELAKYINKEKTIIPISTIEKAPSAELRPNQKDTDSLPPYEILDDILKLYIEEDKSVSEIVSKGYDEALVKDVIRKVNNAEYKRKQAAPGLKVTTKAFGVGRRMPIAQRFRP, via the coding sequence ATGAAGATAGCATTAGCACAATTAAATCCGACTGTCGGCGATATAAAAACCAATTGCGAAAAGATAATCATGAATATAAAAGAGGCTAAAAAAGCCAATATGGATCTTATCGTTTTCCCAGAATTGTCTATAATCGGATATCCTCCAAAGGACTTATTATACAACCCTGATTTTTTAGAAACATCATATAGAGCCCTTAATGATATGCTTTTGCCTGAAACAGAAGGTATTGGCGTCATTGTAGGAACCGTTACAAGAGATGAAGAGAAAGACTATTTGCTTCACAATTCAGCGCTTCTCCTTTACAATGGCAAAATAGTGGGACAAGCAGATAAGACCCTTTTGCCAAATTACGATGTATTTGATGAGCAAAGGTATTTTGAACCAGCTAAAAAGCGTACTTGCATCGACTTTAAAGGAATGCGGCTTGCAATCAATATCTGTGAAGACATCTGGAACGACAAGGATTTTTGGGAAAGGCCAAGGTACGATATAGATGTCTTGGAAGAGCAGTATAAGTTAAACCCAGACATTTTTATAAATATTTCTGCATCTCCATATAACCTTGGAAAACACGAATTAAAAGTACAAATGGTAAAACAAATATCAAAGAAATACAAACTGCCTCTTATATACGTAAATCAAGTAGGCGGCAATGACGAACTGATTTTTGATGGAAATAGTTTTGTGATAAATTCAAATGGTGATAGAGTAGCAAACCTTAAAGCTTTTTGCGAAGATCTCGTTTTTATCGATACTGATGAGCTTAAATATCTTGCGCCTTTAAAAGATGTAAAAGAAGACATATCATGGGTTCACGATGCCCTGATCTTGGGCCTTAAAGACTACTTCAGGAAAACTGGCTTTAAAAAGGCAGTTGTAGGCTTAAGTGGAGGAATTGACTCTGCTGTCACATGCGCACTTGCAGTAAAGGCTTTAGGGCATGAAAATGTGCTGGGTGTTTCTATGCCATCTCGGTATTCATCAGAAGGCAGCAAAGATGATGCAAGAGATCTTGCTAAAAACTTAAACATAGAATATCGGGTAATACCTATTGAAGATGTCTTTAAAAGCTACATATCAATTTTTAATAGAAATGGCGATACTGTAGGTGACCTTGCGGAAGAAAATCTCCAGGCCAGAATAAGAGGCAATTATCTAATGTTCATATCAAATAGAGAAGGTCATATGGTCTTGACAACAGGAAACAAATCAGAGATAGCCGTAGGATACTGCACACTGTATGGCGACATGAGTGGTGGGCTTGCTGTAATATCTGATGTTCCAAAGACAATGGTGTATGAGCTTGCAAAGTATATAAATAAGGAAAAGACAATAATCCCTATATCCACTATAGAAAAGGCTCCATCGGCCGAACTTAGGCCAAATCAAAAAGATACAGATTCTCTGCCACCGTATGAGATACTCGACGATATATTGAAGCTGTACATAGAAGAAGATAAATCGGTAAGTGAGATCGTGTCAAAAGGCTACGATGAAGCATTGGTAAAAGATGTCATAAGGAAGGTGAATAACGCCGAATACAAGAGAAAGCAAGCAGCGCCAGGTCTTAAAGTTACCACAAAAGCATTTGGCGTAGGAAGACGGATGCCAATTGCACAGCGTTTCAGACCATGA